AGTTGATGGAAGACAGAGAGATTATTTATTAAAGTTACTTTCTGATCCAAAACAAAGGCCTGCAATGAAGGAAGCATTTGCAAGTACTTTATTTGATAATATTGGAAATATGTATCCTATAGCAGATGCTGAAATAAAAAAATACATTGATAAAATAATTGAAGATTTTACAGATGCACAATTTACAGATATTGCTTCAAATGACTATTCATATTCAATGGCAATAAAGAAAAAAATAAATAAGTTATCTAAAGAATATGCAAAAAACTCATTCAAACATGACCTTACCGCAAATAAAATATTAACTGAAAGTGACTGGAAATTACCGCTTGAAAAACCAATCTCTAAAGTTTGTCCTGCAATTACAAAATCTCTTTATGATAAAGAAGAAGCAATAAATGGTTTCGAGCTTGATGTAATAAATTCAGTTGCTAATATGGATAATATCGAATGGTGGACACGAAATCGTGAAAAAAAAGATTTCTGTATAAATGGATTTATTAATCATTATCCAGATTTTATAATTAAAACTAAAAAAGGAAATATAATACTTCTTGAAACAAAAGGTGATCATTTAGATGCAGCTGATAAAATAGAACTTGGAAGACTATGGGAATCAAAAGCTGGGAAGAATTATAAATATTTTATGGTATATGATAATAGAGTAGTTGAAGGTAGTTATACTAAAGATAGTTTTTTGGAAATTGCAAAAGAACTATAAGAATTATTAAAAAGTAGTAAAATAACTATAGGGTAGGGTATGAACAATAATGATTTTTTTGACTTGGAAAATCTAAATGAAGATTATATTGAAATTACAGAAGAATTCCTTCTTTCAGGAATGCAATCTGGCATTGCCTGTAATAATGATCAATATCGATTATTGGGAATTGAAATCCCAGCAAAAAAAGGATGGAAAAAAAATATCATTGGTACAAAAATCTCAAAGGAAAATGCTAAAAAATATTTAGCCTTAAAAGGAGTTCATAAACCAAAAGACCGTAATATTATCCTTTCTAAAAATTCAGCAATAAATAAAAGTCCTGTAAAAACAGAAACTATAACTCTATCTAATTGGGAAAGCGTAACTTTGTATCAGCTACTAAAAAATGAATATTGTAATATTTTGGATGCTATAATAGAAAAAAAAGAATCTAAGACAATCAAAAAAGCGTATGAAAAGCTTTTGGAAAAACTCGAAGAAGTTATAGCAAATACAATAGAATGAAAAAATAAAGTTACTATCACGCTTCGGAGTTTTTGTTTTTTAGTACTTTATTTCTTCGAAGCTCAGGATGCATCCTAAAAAGTCTTCCATCTGTAAACTCGTTCATTAATTTATAGCTTTCGGATAATGACATAAATCTATTCTCATGAACATTTGCCCGTATAAACCATCCTGGTATATCTCCATTCAAGTTCCCTATACAATAAAGCATTTTTGCTTCTTCATTTATGAATGAGAATGTACATCTACGGCATGTTTGTATATTTACAGATTTGTTTTTCATAGGACACATGGGGAAGGTAAAATTATCAAATTGTTTTGGCATACCTTGCCTTCTAATTACTTCGATTTTTTGATTGATATAATTTTGCATGATTCCAAAATCATAAATCAAAGTTGTATTGTTTTTGTCGTATAGAGCTTTTTTAATTTCTTCTTTACTGGTCTTCATTAATGAAGACAGATTGATTTCAATAGTTGTTAATTTGTGATTAACAATCTTATCATACTTATCGTCATCAACAGCATGTGTTACATAGATCTCAATTGCAATTGGATGTCCTTCATAAGTAACAAGTAAATCAGGACGGATATCTCCAAGATCCTTTTCAATTTCAATATTTTCTATCTTTAAAGGTTGTTCATTATTATCATATAAGGGGATTCTTTGTTCTTCTGCAATAATCTGTTTTGCAAGTAAATGTACGGTTCTTTCAAAAGCGTTTGTACAATCGGTACCAGAAAGATGAGCAAAGTGGTGAATGTTTATGTTTCCGCCATTTCGAGCGTTCAATGGTTCTTTACAAAATGTACAATGACATTCACAGTTATTACCATTAGGAACGTTATCAATAAATACCAATTCTTCATTCTTATTTAACGCATATTGTATCATGCGGTGTTTTTCCATAATAAAGACTCCAGATAATTTTGGTACATTTATTATAGCACATTACAGTGCCAAATAGCGACACTGTAATATTATTATTTTGTTATTGGTAGACAGAACCTTTATTATAAGTAGTTTCTCTTGTCCATCATTATATGTTAGTGTATAATATAACATATAATGATGAGGCAGAATTATGAAAGATTTACCAGGAACAAGATTATTATTTGATGATGAAGGAAATCCATTTCCGGAACCGAAGAAGAATGTTAGAAAACAATCCAATTCTAAAATGACTTTTGAACAGGCTGCAAAAGCTTTAAAAACTACACATACTTTATCTACAAGAAAAATATGTGAGATATTAAAAACGTATAGACCTTGGGTTACTAAATATATTCTACCATATCTTGATAAGATATATTTAAATAGCGGACGTAAAGGAAATACAAGTAAATCCTTTGGGATGAACTGGGTCTATATGATGAGCAAAATACTTGAAAATGATGAGATAACAGAATCTGCCTGGTATAAGACAAGCGATTTTGAATCATTACTAAAAAGGTCTCTATCAACCTCTACACGACAAACTATAAGAGTTTCATCGACAATTTTTATTAATCCGGAAGATCGTAGTACATTTATTATACGATATAATAATTTACAGGATGCTTTACAAGAAAATAAGAACAAAAGATATAAAGAAAACTCAATGGAACTTTTTGAAGAAAAAGCAAAATTGGAAAAACAAATTAATTCATTATTTGATGAATATATCGGTAACGAAATAATGAAAAAGCTGAAGAAATCTGTATCTATTGAAGAATATGGAATATCAAAAAGAACTCTTACAGAACCAGTAAAATATAAGATGGATTGGAATTATAATAAATTAATGGCAGTTCATGATCTAAAAGGATATGGTGGAATAGATGAACTTGTATATAGAAAATTATTTAACACAGGTGCTGTAAAACTTGTATTTAATTTTGTTGCAAAAAATGGAGATATTGGAGAAAAGATTTTTTATACATATGATGAGACAGATGAACAGTATCGCTTAAATGATGGTGCTCCAGAGTGGGCTGTCCCCTACACTTTCTTTTTGAAGTATAGGAGATAAAAAGTTTTTTTATTCAATGAAGCTATTATTTTCTATTATCTTAATATTTGAATTGTTAATTCCAGCTATTTTTCCAATAATTTTATATTGAAGTGGAACTTTGTTTTCACAAAATACTATTCAACCATTTGAAATACATATGTATTTACTTCTTCTATACCATAGTAATTTCTTGTAGTGTAAGTTGCATTTTTTATGTACTTCAATTTATATGAACCAGAAATTGAAGGATTATTTGTAATTATATAACAATATTTTGAATATTCTAAAGGCATATAAAAACCTACTAATAAAATCCAATTATCCCCATCACGTTGATAATCAACTATATTTAATTTCATTGAATCTTGAGAAGACAAAGAAATAATATCACCTTTTTTAAAAGGAAGCCCATTCAAGAAATCAAAAGAACCTACCTGCAGATAACCAAGTAAATTATCTGGAGATGTTCTTTTTTCATAATTTTCCATTTCTTCTATAGATGTAAAACCTTTTTTTATAGCTTCTTTTGTACGCATTCGATGTGCTACTTCTATACTTTCACGGTCAATATTTTTTAAATATTCTAAATCGTCTTTAGGAATAGAACTATAACCATAATTTATATCGTTTCCTGTATAAAATGAATAAACAGCGTAAGAATATAAATCCCAAGTCCTATCAATATCTCCATTATTTTCTGATAATCGAGCTAGAATCAGAAATGCATTACTTCTAGATTTTCTAATTATTTTTCTAAGTTTATTATCAGTAATAGGTTCTTTTTGATATGACTTAAGAAATGATAAAGGAACAGCATCTATCAAATTTGCATTTTGTGATAATGGAGTTTCAAGACCTTTAGGTTCACGTAATAATGCCAAAGCAAGATCTACTGATTTTTCTAACTCATGTTCATCTTCAGTACAAGCCCATAAACCTATATGTGCGAAATAAGTTTCATATTGTTTTATTGATTCTTCAAATAATTCCTTCGCTTTATCTTTATTACCTATAGAATATTCATAAATACCTTTATAATAAAAATAAACAGATTCGTAATTAAAATTTTTGTTTGCAAGTTTATCGGATACTAGTAAATCTTGCTCAAAATTATATGATAAATTATCTGAAATTGAGAAGACTTTTAATTCTATCTCATTGACAATCTTAAAGTATGTTCTTTCAGCATTTTTAAATTTCCCTTTTTCATAAAACTTGTCCCCATTACTTATATTTTTATCATTTAAATTCGTTGTTGGTTCTGCATACATAATGAATAAATTGCATAAGAAACAAAAAATTAAAAAGAAAATTCGTCGCATTTTTTACCTCCTAGAATTCATTTCGTTTTCTTGATAAAAATCGTATGCAGCAAAAAGTGTCAGTATAAGACTTTTACTTGAATTCGTTTTCTCATATTTTATCATAAAATAAGAACAAATCAAATTTGGTAGAAATTTATTCTTTAAAAATTAATTAAATATTATAACATGAAAAATTAGAATTGTTATTATTCAATTATCCCAGGAACAATAATATCATTGGAATACAAAGCTACAAGTGTTTTTTTGTTTTCTGGAATATGACATTCTCTGAAATCATTATAAATTACATTCTCGTAGGTTGCTTTATCCATAAGATAAACTTTGACTGGTTCAGCTTCTAGCAATGTTTGACTTAATTTAATTTTAGTTGCATAGGTTTCAGTAAAACCATCATTCGCAGAAAAGAACTCTCGTGTATTTTCATCACTAATTATATTTTAACGCCAATTACTTAGGACATCCTCTGCGGTCAATGGATTAAAATAAAATGTTAATAGGTTTTTATGTGGTATACCATTTTTATCCATTATTATATACTCTTCCCATGCACGATAATTATAAATGTTGTTTTGATATTTATAATAGGAAACCCATTTAGAATCATCCCATATTATATGCCATATTTTTTGATAGGAATCACCATCAGTCCAATACAATGGTGATGAATTATTCATAATACATGTTTCATATACCCGTTTATTTATTGTTTTACCACTAGTTAAACGAATCGGCATGGTATTTTTTGTATATCTACAAACTATGCTTTTGTTTTCAATAAATTGATAATAATCTATTTCATAACTACCATCTTGAAAAGAATAATACTGTTCTGTATTTTTATATTTTATGGCTTTATTCTTATCTTGAATAACCGCTACTGGTTCTCCTTGATGTGTAATAATCAAATAAGTATCTGGATCCCTTCCTGCAACAATTTTATATAAATAATACGGAAAACTATAAGTTGTAAATATATAATAATAATATCCCCATGAATCCCTCGGTTCATTAAAGATTGGAAACAATTCTATATTGTTCAAATTTGTAGTTTCCCATTCGATATCATCAGTAAAGTATTTATTTACAGAATGCAATAATTCTTGATTTTTTCGTATTTGCTGGAAAAACTTAAATACATAAATTGATTCAAAATTATAAATTTTCCCCTTTTCTAAGCTTGCTATAGAATTGGAATATTTATGTATTATTTCTATATTATTTGTAGAGAGAAAATGCTCCCAAAAACCATATTTATCAAAGTAATAATTCTCTTTTCCAGAACAAGAAAAATTGTATTCATTTCTCAGTTTAACAAGTTCCCCCCTTCCATTACTCAATGTAATTTCAATTGTGAAATAGTTATCACCTAAAACAATGAAGTCTGGAAATTCAAATATATCAATTGCAATTACTTTATAAAAATCATTTTCTGAACAGACTGATGTAATATCGCAATCTTTTAGTGGAATATAAAATATCCCACTTTTACTATCTCTGTTCTCATGAAGATATTGCTCGTTGAGTTCTGATATAATCCTCGAAGATAAACTTCCATCATTCTTATATCCCTTAAAACTGACATTTTCAGATCTCCTGAAACTAACACAACTTGAAAAATAAACAAGAATGATTATTAATACAGTTATTTTCCATTGTATTTTTTTACGCATAAAGGAATCCCTTGTTTAAATTTATAGAGAATACTGTTGTTAAACTAATTTACAACAAGCAAATATAATACGAATTCCAAAAAAAATCTATAAAAAGAAAAAATGTGAATTTTTTAGATGCATATAACTAGAGTTTCTATTTCTAAGGTTCTAGCAATTTAACAAGAAGCTCTCCAGCTTCCTTTCCTGTCATAGAATCAATCATGTTCGCCAGGTCTGGATCCATTTTTTCACCAAGCACATGTTCAATTTCTCTGCTTGAAGGAGATTTATCATCAGAATAATTCTCCTGGTAAAAATCATTTGTCATAATCATTGATGGATTAAATACTGCTGCCATATATTACCTCCGGCAATAATTTAGAACCTAAAAAGTTCTCATATATAATATTGTCAAAGATGTATCATTTTAGGAAAAGAATTTGAAAAAAAGTTTAAAAATTCGTCAAAATTAACTTTCTAGCCGTACATTACTACGAAATAACGCAATCTAGACTATTATAAATCTTCTCCCCAGATTTCTTGTAGTTATAGATTAATTATCTTTTACTTTTGCTTCATAAGTTAGTTGATTTTTATACATAGCTGTTAGAAATTTTGAAATACCTTCCGGAGAAATTCTGTAATAAGGATCATCTTGTCTAAATACATTTTCAAGATTTTTTATAATGGACGCAACTTCTTTTACAGAAAAATATTTTTGTTTTTCTGTATCAAAGATTTTTTTTCCATTAATTATTATTTCTTCATCAGGAGCTTCATCATAGGTTGAAATATCTAATATATCAAACATACTTAAATTATCTTCTTACTTTAATAATTTTGCAAATTTAAAATTTTAGAACTTTGTTAGATATTTACCTTATTTGCATCAACTAATTCACTATCTTGAGATTGAGGTTCTTCTATATCTTTATCAGTGTCTTCATCTTGAACTTGAGGTTGTTTTATATATTCTTCTTGAATATCTTTTGTATTCTTTTTATTTGAACATGAATATACTGCTGCAGCTCCCCCTATTGCACCAAATAATCCAAATATAATTGTTAGAAGAAAAACTAACTTTCCATTCTTAAAATTATTAAATCTTTCATTTTTATACTTTTTTTCTTCATCTTTTGTTCTAAACGTTTTGGAAAACTTGTAAAAATAATTATCCAAAGATATAGTTTGTTGAAAAAACTTTCTTAAACTATTTTGAGATGTTAAATCTGTTACATATTGGTATATTTTATCTTTATTAAGTACAGTAAAAGTAATAGACTCAGATTTATTTGATATTGTAATTAATCCTTTTGTTTCTAATAATTTAAGAAAAGTATTTATATCTTTAATAACAGTATTTAATTCGGCACTTTCTTCTAATGTTAAAATAAACCCAGTATTCGAATGTATTACTTCATCGAAAACCATGTTTTCTGCGACTTTAAAATTTTGGTGAATATTCGAAATATCTTGTTCTTTCAATTCAAAACTTAATTGACTTTTGAGTATTTCAATAAGGGATTTTTCTTTTCTAAGAAAACCTATAATTGTTTTTTGATTTTCCGTTAATTCCATTTTTAACTTCCATTCTCAATAGTTTTTTACTTTTATTATTTATATTATTCAATTCTCCCAGGAACAATAATATCATTGGAATACAAGGCTACAAGTGTTTTTTTATTTTCTGGAATATGACATTCTCTGAAATCATTATAAATTACATTTTCGTAAGTTGTTTTATCCATAAGATAAACTTTGACCGGTTCAGCTTCCAGTAATGTTTGACTCAATTTCATGTCAGTTGCATAGGTTTCAGTAAATCCATCATTTGCAGAAAAAAACTCACGTGTATTCTCATCACTAATATCTGGAACGTTTTTTGTGTTTACAAAACATTCGATTTTATAAAGTATTTCTTTATTTTCTTCAATATATTCTTTTAACTTCATTTCCCCTACTCCTTGTCTTGAATTAATAATACTACAGAAATTGAAAATAGAATAGAATTAATTATCATTGGCAGCATATTTAAGTATCCATATTTTGGAATCATAATTCCATATTGTAATAAAGACCAACATAAAAGAGCATATGCTGAAATGTGGAAGATTCTTTTTAGTTTTTTTGGTACTTTTATGCTCTCATCTTTTTTGGGAGTCTTAAAATACTCTTCACCTTCTTTTGTTTTTAATTTTACTGCAACTAAGAATTCTTCTGCAGTATCTTTATATAAATTAAGGTGCTGTAGAAAGTTTACCTGAGCAAATACAGTACTTTTTGGTACATTAAAATATTTAATATACTTTTCTGTAACATTATGGAACGTTCCTATTTCAGTTTTCTCAGTACGTAATATATCATTTACTGTAAGGTAATTGATTATAATGATATACCAGTTCTTATTTTTTTTAATTTTATTAATTAAAGATTTACCATTAATTCTTTTATTGATTGTTTTTATTGTCTCCGGACAATTCTGATAAATTAATTTGTAAAGGCTAATAGTTTTTCTATTCCCTTTTTCCTCTGGAACTGTTTGTATAAAATCTGTAAAGTTGGTATTCATTAGCTCCACTTCCCCTTATGATTTGTCTTTGCATAAAATTCTGCACCTCTGAAAAGGTTCATATAATAATCTTCAAATTTAAAGTTTGGATAATAGTTTCCATAACCTTGCTCAATAAGTATTTTATTAAATAAATAATCTTCATGATAAACGTAGGCAATTAGTCTTTTGTATTTATCTCTTCTGCTTGAAACTGTATCAAAACGAAGTTTTACACTTCTCCCAGATAAACATTTGCTTGTAAAGTCCGCTGCCTCTGTAGCATAATATTCTTTTTCTTTCTTTTTATGGATATTCAATTCCGGAGTATTTACACCTATAAGCCTTATTGTTTCTTCTGCGGAGCATTCTTCAGGAATTGTACCTACAAAACGGATTTTGATAGTATCACCATCTACAACCTTTGTTACAATAGCATCATAAGTTTTGTTTTTTTCTTCCTGAGTTAGTTTTTCTTCTACTATTTCTGCATTGTTGTTACGATTTATCAGCTGAGTAGTTTTTGTAATAAGAAAAGCTGCTGATAAAATAATTAATGCAATAAATTTTGATTTTTTCATTATTTATCTACCCTTCCTGCCTTTAATCTGAATTTCAACATTCTCAGTTGTCGATTCATTTACTTTTTCTTTAGTATTATTTCTTGTAAAATCCTGAATATAATCAGAAGCTTTTTTGGCCTTCTGACAAGCTTCAAAAATAGATGCTGGTTTTTCTTTTAAAGAACTACACCAGGATTCTACATAAGATAAATTATTATCTGTTGGTTTGAACATAATGTTACAATCTTTTGCAAGAAGATAACTTCCAATTTCAGCAACAAGTTCTTCTTTTGCTCTCCATTGTTTAGATTTTCCATAATTGGCAAATTCTTCTCTGTCTAAACGCCAGGATACTCCAGTCCAGTGAGTCAATTCATGAAGAACAGTACTATAGTAGTCGATTTGAGAATTAAATTTATCTTTTGGTACAAGATGAATATGATCATCCATTTCTGTATAATAGCCCTGGTCTATCTGGTCATAAACAATTTTTACACCAGTATTTTTAATAAGAGTTTCTGGTTCAATTAAAGTTTCAATAACTTTTTTATCTTCTTTCTCAACTTTCATTGGTTCAAAACCAGGTCTATAGATTGCATTTCCATTTTCATCTTTAACCTTATTTCCATTTTCATCATAGGTATATTTTCCAATTTGAGCAGCATTGAAAATTACCCAGCTTCTTAAAATAGGTTTAGAGTATGCAATTTCTACACCTTCATAGTTTGGATTGTTTTCATCATATCTGATTGGATTACCATCCTTATCATAGAAACGTCTTTCAA
The window above is part of the Treponema bryantii genome. Proteins encoded here:
- a CDS encoding thermonuclease family protein, which gives rise to MKKSKFIALIILSAAFLITKTTQLINRNNNAEIVEEKLTQEEKNKTYDAIVTKVVDGDTIKIRFVGTIPEECSAEETIRLIGVNTPELNIHKKKEKEYYATEAADFTSKCLSGRSVKLRFDTVSSRRDKYKRLIAYVYHEDYLFNKILIEQGYGNYYPNFKFEDYYMNLFRGAEFYAKTNHKGKWS
- a CDS encoding ArdC family protein, yielding MAYKTLSKEERQKKRDDYEKQVADMFIKGIQEGTAPWRKPWVPGVNKRDYNLFQMTDKNGKQINHYKGINGLICEINRSLLGSEDPRWCTVNELMEYNGKIEDDKEHLWVKKGEKGTTISFFERRFYDKDGNPIRYDENNPNYEGVEIAYSKPILRSWVIFNAAQIGKYTYDENGNKVKDENGNAIYRPGFEPMKVEKEDKKVIETLIEPETLIKNTGVKIVYDQIDQGYYTEMDDHIHLVPKDKFNSQIDYYSTVLHELTHWTGVSWRLDREEFANYGKSKQWRAKEELVAEIGSYLLAKDCNIMFKPTDNNLSYVESWCSSLKEKPASIFEACQKAKKASDYIQDFTRNNTKEKVNESTTENVEIQIKGRKGR